The following proteins are co-located in the Trichomycterus rosablanca isolate fTriRos1 chromosome 14, fTriRos1.hap1, whole genome shotgun sequence genome:
- the LOC134326657 gene encoding uncharacterized protein LOC134326657 — protein sequence MAARREIQDKEMTAHQKMTLRVILTEADIRKVTLNTRPATMEDLICKLKESLGLDYNCSLQYKDPEFNYELCNLTDIEDLPEKPTVKVIPLLELVPVSTPDEILSDTQSTADTEVLSHSSQDRQTPWPELFSIPAFSVDVNYRLRQADLLYLRDGTHLKVTKELKHVILESLAESMYSYTAYPNNAQFESVAAALISKHPCLQERGSTNHYNGWKNSLKYKMANYRTKCRRSGCLDVAVNAGKRGGHSAEGEPANKNIKKAKKGELNYLPNYPEGFDQSGLEGARKQLIDEMQKRTPDGQCIKQKMDVTFALRRKEVVESEPAISKILECWPALFTEDQVYMEFNRIVGKNLKQEFYESIDQHSLRLIEIFQSKRGNIGQLLSQLSQQTKTKEPTDIRTLVLRGLPIVLGDSPADFYKECSDSDDSFCHLDVALLSPSPHLRPASLKIIIEGEVVMDNIQDLPKAMCILFGLTYALHLNYPKSMRNTFQFIQQVLLSLGHNELKPRLQTLKNQLAL from the exons ATGGCGGCAAGAAGAGAGATCCAAGACAAAGAG ATGACTGCACACCAGAAGATGACCTTGAGGGTCATTCTCACAGAGGCAGATATAAGAAAGGTCACCCTGAACACAAGGCCTGCTACCATGGAGGATTTAATATGCAAGCTTAAAGAATCACTGGGACTTGATTACAACTGCAGTCTCCAGTACAAAGATCCTGAATTCAATTACGAGCTGTGCAATCTCACAGATATTGAAGATCTTCCAGAAAAACCAACGGTAAAAGTCATTCCTCTACTTGAGCTGGTACCTGTCTCAACACCTGATGAAATTTTGAGTGACACACAGAGTACAGCAGATACAGAAGTCCTCTCACACTCATCCCAGGACCGACAGACACCATGGCCAGAACTATTTTCTATCCCAGCCTTTTCTGTTGATGTAAACTATAGACTAAGACAGGCAGATCTACTGTATCTTAGGGACGGAACACACCTAAAAGTAACAAAAGAGCTAAAACATGTGATCCTTGAAAGTTTGGCAGAGAGTATGTATAGCTACACAGCATACCCAAATAATGCTCAGTTTGAAAGTGTTGCAGCAGCACTGATAAGTAAGCACCCCTGTCTCCAGGAACGAGGCTCCACCAATCACTATAATGGTTGGAAAAACAGCCTAAAATACAAAATGGCTAACTACAGAACAAAGTGTAGAAGATCAGGCTGCCTTGATGTTGCGGTAAATGCAGGTAAACGGGGAGGGCATTCAGCAGAAGGCGAACCAGCTAACAAGAATATCAAGAAGGCCAAGAAAGGCGAGCTTAACTACTTACCCAACTATCCTGAGGGATTTGATCAGTCAGGCCTTGAGGGTGCCCGCAAGCAATTGATTGATGAAATGCAGAAGAGAACTCCAGATGGAcaatgtataaaacagaagatgGATGTGACATTTGCATTGAGAAGAAAAGAGGTAGTGGAATCTGAACCTGCCATAAGCAAGATTTTGGAATGCTGGCCTGCTCTTTTCACGGAAGATCAG GTGTACATGGAGTTCAACAGGATTGTGGGCAAGAACCTCAAGCAAGAGTTCTATGAAAGCATTGATCAGCACAGTCTTCGTCTCATTGAGATATTTCAATCTAAGAGAGGGAACATTGGGCAGCTTTTGTCACAGCTATCACAGCAGACTAAG ACCAAAGAGCCAACTGACATTCGGACACTGGTGCTCAGAGGGCTTCCTATTGTCCTTGGGGACAGTCCCGCAGACTTCTACAAAGAATGCTCT GACTCTGATGACTCATTCTGCCACCTTGACGTTGCTTTGCTCTCCCCATCCCCCCACCTCAGGCCAGCCTCTCTAAAGATCATTATTGAGGGAGAGGTTGTGATGGACAACATTCAAGACCTGCCAAAAGCTATGTGCATTCTGTTTGGACTTACTTACGCCCTGCATCTCAACTATCCCAAATCAATGAGGaacacattccagttcatccaacAGGTTCTCCTTTCACTGGGCCACAATGAACTAAAACCCAGATTACAAACTCTGAAAAACCAGCTTGCACTGTAA